In one Arachis duranensis cultivar V14167 chromosome 9, aradu.V14167.gnm2.J7QH, whole genome shotgun sequence genomic region, the following are encoded:
- the LOC107465292 gene encoding uncharacterized protein LOC107465292 (The sequence of the model RefSeq protein was modified relative to this genomic sequence to represent the inferred CDS: added 21 bases not found in genome assembly) translates to MEAAKRLQGNSLSLFSEGIGFVLLHWSALRDAVENQWGGPDSRLKANNLATDILSWFTQSRGFAEPLYIDDLERKLCNGMISLSVVDEDGSIEVAENLMVMHEECLEGNFVTIERYRQAIVNQAAHPRAMPQIVNDKDDDEDEEDDDVQGGQNGESSARQATSSNMDVDIPKSESNTSSGNMRIDDEPLKKDAGEAEDGWVVVSKKKNKVRKN, encoded by the exons atggaggCTGCGAAACGGTTACAAGGAAACTCATTATCACTTTTCAGCGAAGGCATTGGCTTTGTTTTGTTGCATTGGTCCGCTCTTCGTGACGCCGTCGAGAACCAGTGGGGTGGCCCTGACTCCCGCCTCAAGGCCAATAACCTCGCCACCGATATCCTCTCCTGGTTCACTCAATCCAGAG gATTCGCAGAGCCGCTTTATATTGATGACTTGGAGCGCAAACTCTGTAATGGCATGATTTCGCTCAGTGTAGTGGATGAGGATGGCAGCATAGAG GTAGCTGAAAATCTAATGGTTATGCATGAGGAATGCTTAGAAGGAAACTTTGTGACCATTGAGCGTTATAGGCAGGCCATTGTTAACCAAGCTGCGCATCCTCGTGCAATGCCACAG attgTGAATGAtaaggatgatgatgaggatgaggaaGATGATGATGTCCAAGGTGGTCAAAATGGTGAAAGCAGTGCTAGGCAAGCTACTTCTTCAAACATGGATGTGGACATTCCAAAATCTGAATCAAACACGAGTTCAGGTAACATGCGGATTGATGATGAGCCTCTCAAAAAGGATGCAGGTGAAGCAGAGGATGGATGGGTTGTagtttcaaagaaaaaa